The sequence CTGGTGTTGCTACAGATGAAGTAATATAAGATAAGATAATGATGATTTCAGCATGTCCCAGTTGCTGACTCACTCTGAGCCTCTCTGGCCTTCCCCTTCCCTTCTGGCTTTGATTCCATACGCTCCTTCGCCTCCTGTGTACTCATCAACGTTTCTGCTTGAGAAGGAGGTTGTACACAGATTGTGGAACCCCCAGCTTTTGCTAAATACATTCTCAGCACGGATCTGCGATTCAATAAACGAACCTTTTATCCTCACCCTGGTTGAGCCCCTGTAAGCCGAACGTATGTTTGGTCTCTTCGAGCGCGCTCATATGACCATCCGTCAATGGAAGTCGTGTTCACAAATATGAAGATTTCTAATTGTGTTGGCACAGTGATAGTATACGTTGAAGGCGATAGACTCTCTGTTGGGAGTTGGTACGGGCACAAACAGTGGCGGAGATTTACAGATTCCATACAATCAACAAACATACGGTCGGACCCCAGGCACCCGGATCGGTGTTTGCACAATATAATAAATTCAATTTGTGTTGGACTGGCACTCTTTTGCATAAGATCACTTGGGCGCGTCGGTGGGCTCCAGAGGTGGAGGGCCATCATCGTCCTCATCAGAGTCATCGGGAGCACCGCCCAGCGAAGTGGGGTCCAAGGCGCTCGCAGCATCGAGACCTGCCCCTGCCCCTCCTGCTCCACCGATCTGCGACATGAGCTTCTCCATATCCATACCGCCCATACCGCCCATACCGCccataccacccataccACCGAGCCCGCCCATGCCCTCCATACCCTCCATGTCTAAgtcttccttttcttcttgCTCGTCCTCATCCGCCCACTGAGTTATTATGTCAATTCAATTCCTTTGATCGAGGACATTTACACTATGATCTTACCTTGCTAAAGTCTGTACGGAGCCATTGCAGCCTAATCTTCTCCTTAGTAAGTCGTGGCCAGTACTCTGATTTGAGCTCCTTTTTACGCAATACAGCGACAAAGTGTCGGCTCGTTAGGCGTTTCACACATTCCTATGTGCCCAATATCACCCGTTAAAGACAGTCTCGCAAACTTAGCCCACCACGACCTACCTCAGGGACAATCTCGCTGAACAAATCGAGCTCAAAAGAATAGTCCTGTCGTGATTCACTATATCATGATCAGTCTCGGAAGAATTGCACTAGTTGGACCCAACAAGCATACCCAGGGGATTCGGTAGTACCCTCAAACGACAACTTGTTCGGTGTTAATTCATACTTCAAAGAGTCCTCCTTGAGATCGGGGAGGTTAATGGTCAAGTAGATGATGTTCTGCAAAATGAATGCCCCATGATCAGTATAATACACTCATTAAATTGCTGGTCACCATTAAATTCTCGCCTTAGACGAATCAGTTTCAGAACTGCGCTGAGCCCAAAGTACTTCGGGGCGTCTTGTGCCAGACATCTTCGAGGGTGGTGGTCAAAGGTACGCGCATCCATCGCACGCATCATAGGACTATTATATAACCCGCCACCACTGGGACTGGAATGTTCGAGATTAAACTTAAGCGCTGTCGTCCTTCTTTGTGTAGGATGCCTACCTGGAACATTGGGGAACAACGTTCGACGTTCGTATATGCTTTATCACGAAAACTGGATGTGGTTAATATTTCCCGTTCCAGTTTATTAATTGCACAATT comes from Rhizoctonia solani chromosome 4, complete sequence and encodes:
- a CDS encoding heat shock protein HSP20-like chaperone is translated as MNIIYLTINLPDLKEDSLKYELTPNKLSFEGTTESPGESRQDYSFELDLFSEIVPEECVKRLTSRHFVAVLRKKELKSEYWPRLTKEKIRLQWLRTDFSKWADEDEQEEKEDLDMEGMEGMGGLGGMGGMGGMGGMGGMDMEKLMSQIGGAGGAGAGLDAASALDPTSLGGAPDDSDEDDDGPPPLEPTDAPK